Proteins encoded together in one Diabrotica undecimpunctata isolate CICGRU chromosome 3, icDiaUnde3, whole genome shotgun sequence window:
- the LOC140435796 gene encoding uncharacterized protein, producing MLVLPEDKVMEGISESSLYGSLESGHLDIPESTNAAGVFVSPLLIFPRKNMKTELMLGAPTGAVTECHVSGWVQADIFTRWLQHFIKFTKPSAADPVLLVLDGHYSHTRNVALIDLAKQNHVTIICLPPHSTHKMQSAFYGTAENLLRKRNRKLA from the exons ATGTTGGTACTGCCGGAAGACAAAGTAATGGAGGGAATTTCCGAATCATCACTCTATGGTTCTTTAGAAAGCGGGCATCTAGATATTCCTGAGT ctACAAATGCTGCAGGAGTTTTCGTATCACCATTATTAATCTTCCctagaaaaaatatgaaaacagagTTGATGCTAGGAGCTCCCACTGGAGCAGTCACAGAATGTCATGTGTCAGGTTGGGTACAGGCTGATATTTTCACTAGATGGCTTCAACACTTCATAAAATTCACTAAACCTTCAGCTGCAGACCCTGTTCTTCTCGTCCTTGATGGTCACTATTCTCATACGAGAAACGTTGCTCTAATAGATTTGGCCAAACAAAATCATGTGACGATTATTTGCCTCCCACCACATTCTACACATAAAATGCAAAGTGCCTTTTATGGCACCGCTGAAAACTTACTACGCAAAAGAAATAGAAAACTGGCTTAG